From the Candidatus Omnitrophota bacterium genome, the window TGCGGTCAGCGTCGCCGTCAAGAACCAGGCAGATATCGTATTTTTCTTTCTTCATCCGGGCCAGAGTGGAGCCCAGGTTCTCCGGGATCGGCTCCGGCCGTAATCCCTCAAAAGAAGGATTGATGTCAGCGCGATGGAATGATAACTTTATGTCAGTGCCTTTAAGCACCTGGCTTAAAAAACTGTCCCCGCTTCCATGCATAGCGTCAACCAGGACGCGGAACTTGGCCTTCTTGAATTTGCTTAACTGCACGTATCCGCGCAGGAATTTAACATAAGCCTTGGTCATATCTATTTTATCGATCATTCCGGATTTAATCTGGCTGGCCGGATTAGGCTCGGCGATCAATCTTTCCACTTCCGCGGTAACCTCTACCCCGGCTGCCCCGCCTTCAGCGGTCTTGATCTTGATCCCGTTATACTCCCCGGGATTATGGCTGGCAGTGATCATCACCCCTGCCTGCGCCTTGCGGGTCTTCACCGCGAAGCTTAACGTCGGGGTCGGCACCGGGCGATCTGAAAGGATCACGTCAATGCCGTTGGCGATCAGGACTTCACTGACTATGGCCGCGTAACGGTCGGAAAGAAAACGGGTGTCGAAACCTACGGCAATAGTCACTTTGTTATTGCCGCTCTTTTTAGCTTCATTGTTATAATAATCGGCTATAGCCTGCCCGACCAGTTTTACGTTAACAAAAGTAAAATTATCGCTGATCACCCCGCGCCATCCGTCGGTGCCGAATTTAATTTGAGGCTTTACTTCGCACATCTTAATCTCCTTATGGACTGTTTGTAGTCTTTTGATTTAAATATGTATGAACCCGCTGCCAGGACATTCGCTCCGGCGGCGATCACCAATTTCGCTGTATCATGGTTTATTCCGCCGTCAACCGCGATATCCCCTCTGAAGCGCGTGCGCAGCTGCCTGATCTTAGGCAGGACCTGCGGAATAAACGCCTGTCCGCCAAAGCCGGGATTAACCGACATAACCAGGACAAAATCCGCAAATTTCAGGACGTCAATTATTGGTTTCAGGGATGTCTTGGGATTAAGCGAAACACCCAATTTTACACCCATTTTGCGCAATTTCAAGCTTAAATTCTTTATTTTTGGCGCGGAAATAGTCTCCACATGCACAGTGATCATATCACTTCCGGCTTGCGCGAAGGCGCCCGCGTATTTCTCCGGATTTTCAATCATCAAATGCACGTCTAAAGGCAGTTTGGTGGACTTGCGGATATCCTTGACCACTGCCGGACCGATAGTAATATTCGGGACAAAATGCCCGTCCATCACATCCACGTGCAAAAGGTCAGCCCCGGCTTTTTCGGCCTTTTTAATATCCCGGGCCAGATTGCTGAAATCCGCGGATAATATCGACGGCGCTATCTTAATTTTCATCTTCTCTCTCAAAGCAGGAACGCTTCTGTTCTCAAAGCGGAAACTGTTCTGAACTCAAAACGGAAACCGTATTACAGCCATACCGGAAAGTGTCATACTTTAATACACTTTCCTTCTTAGATAAAAGACACTTTCCTGCTTAAATCCGACCCAGTTCCCCGATTGATTGCAGAAGCGTTTCTGGTTAATTACTTGTACAGGTTGTGCACATTGATATAGCTGCA encodes:
- the rpe gene encoding ribulose-phosphate 3-epimerase; protein product: MKIKIAPSILSADFSNLARDIKKAEKAGADLLHVDVMDGHFVPNITIGPAVVKDIRKSTKLPLDVHLMIENPEKYAGAFAQAGSDMITVHVETISAPKIKNLSLKLRKMGVKLGVSLNPKTSLKPIIDVLKFADFVLVMSVNPGFGGQAFIPQVLPKIRQLRTRFRGDIAVDGGINHDTAKLVIAAGANVLAAGSYIFKSKDYKQSIRRLRCAK
- a CDS encoding phosphoglucomutase/phosphomannomutase family protein — its product is MCEVKPQIKFGTDGWRGVISDNFTFVNVKLVGQAIADYYNNEAKKSGNNKVTIAVGFDTRFLSDRYAAIVSEVLIANGIDVILSDRPVPTPTLSFAVKTRKAQAGVMITASHNPGEYNGIKIKTAEGGAAGVEVTAEVERLIAEPNPASQIKSGMIDKIDMTKAYVKFLRGYVQLSKFKKAKFRVLVDAMHGSGDSFLSQVLKGTDIKLSFHRADINPSFEGLRPEPIPENLGSTLARMKKEKYDICLVLDGDADRIACITGEGEFVSPQKILGLLILHLIQDRKLSGGVVKTLVGTNLIDKITKKLGLKVYETPVGFKYISELMVTKDILVGGEEAGGMGFKDYIPERDGSLAGILLMEMMVYRKKSITGILKDMEKEFGRYYYLRDALKLEGKGPIRLDPLKGIKNIQGLEVVKINDTDGLKFFLSDESWLMLRASGTEPIIRIYAEAKSLAKSKALLEYGKQLILKNVV